In one Aquila chrysaetos chrysaetos chromosome 24, bAquChr1.4, whole genome shotgun sequence genomic region, the following are encoded:
- the GAPVD1 gene encoding GTPase-activating protein and VPS9 domain-containing protein 1 isoform X6: MVKLDIHTLAHHLKQERLYVNSEKQLIQRLNADVLKTAEKLYRTAWISKQQRINLDRLIITSAEASPAECCQHAKILEDTQFVDGYKQLGFQEAAYGEFLNRLRENPRLIASCLVAGEKLNQDNTQSVIHTVFTSIYGNCIMQEDESYLLQVLRYLIEFELKESDNPRRLLRRGTCAFSILFKLFSEGLFSAKLFLTATLHEPIMQLLVEDEDHLETDPNKLIERFSPVQQEKLFGEKGTEKFKQRVQEMVDSNEAKLVTLVNKFIGYLKQNTYCFPHSLRWIVSQMYKTLSCVDRLEVGEVRAMCTDLLLACFICPAIVNPEQYGIISDAPINEVARFNLMQVGRLLQQLAMTGSEEGDPRMKSNLAKFDKSCVAAFLDVVIDGRAVETPPMSSVNLLEGLSRTVVYMTYSQLTTLVGFMRNVMSSDQLKEDRMALENLLANLPQNKPGKSSSLEMTPYNTPQLSPATTPANKKNRLPIGQQLAAITAWDTSATNLSAHITLVTPFATRSRSRSNILMDQHGDHEGSSQETIPEVQPEEVLVISLGTGPQITPGMMSENEVLNMQLADGGQGDVPVDENKLHGKPDKTLRFSLCSDNLEGISEGPSNRSNSVSSLDLEGESVSELGAGPSGSNGVEALQLLEHEQATTQDNLDDKLRKFEIRDMMGLTDDRDISETVSETWSTDVLGSDFDPNIDEDRLQEIAGAAAENMLGSLLCLPGSGSVLLDPCTGSTISETTSEAWSVEVLPSDSEAPDLKQEERLQELESCSGLGSTSDDTDVREVSSRPSTPGLSVVSGISATSEDIPNKIEDLRSECSSDFGGKDSVTSPDMDETAHGASQLTSPPSQTDSLLALFDPLSSNEGASAVVRPKVHYARPSHPPPDPPILEGAMGGNEARLPNFGFHALIPTDLEAFKQRHSYPERLVRSRSSDIVSSVRRPMSDPGWNRRPGNEERELPMPNTNAGAAVLVAASQSSSSSPSKDSSRGEIEERKDSDDEKSDRNKPWWRKRFVSAMPKAPIPFRKKEKQEKDKDDMVPDRYSTLQDDPSPRLSAQAQAAEDILDKYRNAIKRTSPSEGAIVNYDGAEAIGDGESMHDSPRDEALQNMSADDLPDSASQVAQPQSSAFSYRDAKKKLRLALCSADSVAFPMLTHSTRNGLPDHTDPEDNEIVCFLKVQLAEAINLQDKNLMAQLQETMRCVSRFDNRTCRKLLASIAEDYRKRAPYIAYLTRCRQGLQTTQAHLERLLQRVLRDKEVANRYFTTVCVRLLLESKEKKIREFIQDFQKLTAADDKTAQVEDFLQFLYGAMAQDAIWQNASEEQLQDAQLAIERSVMNRIFKLAFYPNQDGDILRDQVLHEHIQRLSKVVTANHKALQIPEVYLREAPWPSAQSEIRTISAYKTPRDKVQCILRMCSTIMNLLSLANEDSVPGADDFVPVLVFVLIKANPPCLLSTVQYISSFYANCLSGEESYWWMQFTAAVEFIKTIDDRK, translated from the exons ATGGTGAAGCTGGATATACACACGCTAGCTCATCACCTCAAGCAGGAACGGCTGTATgtaaattcagaaaagcaacttATTCAGAGGCTCAATGCAGATGTATTGAAGACAGCTGAAAAGCTGTACCGCACAGCATGGATTTCCAAGCAGCAAAGGATTAACTTGGACAGACTGATCATAACAAG tgctGAAGCTTCTCCTGCTGAATGTTGCCAGCATGCTAAAATCCTGGAGGACACGCAGTTTGTGGATGGATATAAGCAGTTGGGATTTCAGGAGGCTGCTTATGGAGAATTCCTAAACAGATTGAGAGAGAACCCTAGGCTTATTGCATCCTGTCTGGTTGCTGGAGAGAAGCTCAACCAGGACAACACTCAGAGTGTCATTCACACAGTCTTTACCTCCATTTATGGCAACTGCATCATGCAGGAGGATGAGAGCTACCTCCTCCAGGTCCTTCGTTACTTGATTGAATTTGAACTCAAGGAAAGCGACAACCCTAGGCGGCTGTTGAGACGAGGCACCTGTGCATTCAGCATCTTATTCAAACTTTTCTCTGAAGGactcttttctgcaaaactttttCTTACTGCAACTTTACATGAGCCAATCATGCAGCTTCTGGTTGAAGATGAAGACCACTTGGAAACTGATCCAAACAAGTTAATTGAGAGATTCTCCCCAGTACAACAGGAAAAGTTATTTGGAgagaaaggcacagaaaagtTCAAGCAAAGAGTCCAAGAGATGGTTGACTCCAATGAGGCCAAGCTGGTGACCTTGGTGAACAAATTCATTGGCTATCTCAAACAAAACACTTACTGTTTTCCTCACAGCTTGAGATGGATTGTGTCACAAATGTACAAAACGCTCTCGTGTGTAGACAGGCTGGAGGTTGGGGAGGTCAGAGCAATGTGCACAGATCTTCTTCTAGCGTGTTTCATCTGTCCTGCAATTGTTAACCCAGAACAGTATGGGATCATTTCTGATGCTCCTATAAATGAGGTGGCAAGATTTAATCTGATGCAG gttGGGAGACTTCTGCAGCAATTGGCAATGACGGGTTCTGAAGAGGGAGATCCGCGCATGAAGAGTAACCTTGCTAAATTTGACAAA agctgtgttgCTGCTTTCCTGGATGTAGTAATCGATGGGCGTGCTGTTGAAACTCCTCCAATGTCTTCTGTTAACCTTCTGGAGGGGTTGAGTAGAACAGTGGTTTACATGACATACAGCCAGCTAACTACTCTG GTTGGCTTTATGCGGAATGTAATGTCAAGCGATCAACTTAAGGAAGATCGGATGGCTTTGGAAAACTTGCTGGCAAACTTACCCCAGAACAAaccagggaaaagcagcagccttgaAATGACTCCATATAATACCCCACAACTTTCTCCTGCAACTACTccagctaacaaaaaaaatcgATTACCGATAG GACAGCAATTGGCAGCCATTACTGCCTGGGATACTTCTGCTACCAATCTTTCAGCTCATATAACTCTAGTAACCCCTTTTG CAACTCGTAGCAGAAGTAGATCAAATATTCTAATGGATCAGCACGGAGATCATGAAGGATCGTCCCAGGAGACTATCCCAGAAGTTCAGCCAGAAGAAGTGCTGGTGATTTCTTTGGGGACAGGTCCACAGATTACTCCAGGAATGATGTCAGAAAATGAG GTCTTAAATATGCAGCTTGCAGATGGCGGACAAGGAGATGTCCCTGTTGATGAAAACAAACTCCATGGTAAACCTGATAAAACCTTGCGCTTTTCCCTCTGCAGTGATAATCTGGAAGGAATATCTGAAG GTCCTTCAAATCGCTCCAACTCTGTGTCATCTTTGGATTTAGAAGGGGAGTCTGTGTCAGAGCTTGGCGCAGGCCCCTCTGGGAGCAATGGCGTTGAAGCTCTGCAGCTGTTAGAGCATGAACAAG cCACAACTCAGGATAATCTTGATGACAAGCTCCGTAAATTCGAAATCCGTGATATGATGGGGTTGACTGATGACAGAGATATATCAGAAACTGTGAGTGAAACGTGGAGTACAGATGTCTTGGGAAGTGACTTCGATCCAAACATCGATGAAGATCGCTTGCAAGAAATAGCAG gtgcagctgcagagaacaTGCTAGGCAGCTTGCTGTGTTTACCAGGCTCAGGATCCGTGTTGCTTGATCCCTGCACAGGTTCAACCATATCAGAAACCACAAGTGAGGCATGGAGTGTGGAAGTATTACCAAGTGATTCAG AGGCCCCAGACTTAAAACAGGAGGAAAGACTACAAGAACTGGAAAGCTGTTCTGGGCTGGGTAGCACATCTGATGACACAGATGTAAGGGAGGTCAGTTCTCGACCCAGTACACCAGGCCTCAGTGTTGTATCAG GTATTAGTGCAACATCTGAAGATATTCCTAATAAGATTGAGGATCTCAGGTCTGAATGTAGCTCTGACTTCGGGGGAAAAGATTCCGTGACAAGTCCTGACATGGATGAAACGGCCCACG GAGCCAGTCAGTTGACATCTCCCCCTTCTCAGACAGATTCTTTGCTTGCATTGTTCGACCCTCTCTCGTCAAATGAGG GTGCATCAGCTGTAGTAAGGCCTAAAGTACACTATGCACGACCCTCTCATCCACCACCAGATCCACCGATCTTGGAAGGAGCTATGGGAGGTAATGAGGCCCGATTACCAAACTTTGGGTTTCACGCTTTAATTCCAACTGATTTAGAAGCATTCAAGCAGAGGCATTCTTATCCAGAGAGGCTAGTCCGGAGTAGGAGTTCAGATATAGTATCATCAGTTCGGAGACCTATGAGTGATCCTGGGTGGAACAGACGTCCTGGTAATGAGGAGAGGGAGCTTCCTATGCCGAACACAAACGCTGGAGCAGCTGTTCTGGTAGCTGCATCTCAGTCATCATCTTCATCTCCCAGTAAAGACTCCTCTAGGGGAGAG ATTGAAGAACGAAAAGACAGTGATGATGAGAAGTCTGACAGAAACAAGCCCTGGTGGAGGAAACGTTTTGTGTCTGCTATGCCCAAAG CTCCTATTccatttagaaagaaagaaaaacaagaaaaagacaaagatgaCATGGTGCCTGACAGATATTCGACACTTCAAG ATGATCCCAGCCCAAGGCTCAGTGCACAGGCGCAAGCTGCAGAGGACATTCTGGACAAATACAGGAATGCAATTAAGCGAACCAGTCCTAGTGAAGGAGCCATAGTGAACTATGACGGTGCAG aGGCTATTGGGGATGGTGAGAGTATGCATGACTCTCCACGTGATGAGGCTTTGCAAAACATGTCTGCAGATGATCTCCCAGACTCTGCAAGTCAAGTAGCACAGCCACAAAGTTCTGCTTTCTCCTATAG ggatgcaaagaagaaattgaGATTGGCTCTTTGTTCAGCAGATTCTGTTGCCTTCCCAATGTTGACACATTCAACAAGGAATGGTCTGCCAGACCACACAGACCCTGAAG ATAATGAAATTGTGTGCTTCTTGAAAGTTCAGCTAGCTGAAGCTATTAACCTCCAAGACAAGAACTTGATGGCCCAGCTACAAGAGACAATGCGATGTGTAAGCCGCTTTGATAACAGGACCTGTCGAAAGCTGCTGGCATCTATTGCAGAGGACTATAG gaaaagagCTCCATATATCGCTTATTTAACTCGGTGTCGCCAAGGCCTGCAAACGACACAAGCGCACTTGGAAAGGCTGTTGCAAAGAGTTCTGCGAGATAAAGAAGTGGCCAACAGATACTTCACTACAGTATGTGTGAGGTTACTGCtagagagcaaagaaaagaaaataagggagTTTATTCAAG ATTTCCAGAAACTCACAGCAGCAGATGATAAAACAGCCCAAGTGGAggattttcttcagttcttatATGGAGCAATGGCTCAGGATGCCATATGGCAGAATGCCAGTGAAGAACAGCTTCAGGATGCACAATTAGCTATAGAACGCAGCGTGATGAATCGTATTTTCAAACTTGCGTTCTACCCTAATCAGGATGGAGATATTTTGCGTGACCA ggtCCTTCATGAGCACATACAGAGGTTATCTAAAGTAGTGACTGCAAACCACAAAGCACTTCAGATACCTGAG gtatATCTCCGGGAGGCACCATGGCCATCTGCACAGTCTGAAATCCGCACAATAAGCGCGTATAAAACCCCCCGAGACAAAGTACAGTGTATCCTGAGAATGTGTTCAACCATCATGAACCTGCTTAGTCTCGCAAATGAAGACTCAGTACCTGGGGCAGATGATTTTGTTCCTGTTCTGGTCTTTGTCCTCATAAAG GCAAATCCACCTTGCTTGCTGTCCACTGTTCAGTACATTAGTAGTTTCTATGCCAACTGTTTATCTGGAGAAGAATCATACTGGTGGATGCAGTTCACAGCAGCAGTTGAATTCATTAAAACTATTGATGATCGCAAGTAA
- the GAPVD1 gene encoding GTPase-activating protein and VPS9 domain-containing protein 1 isoform X2, whose amino-acid sequence MSYSEYCVTRSLPKMVKLDIHTLAHHLKQERLYVNSEKQLIQRLNADVLKTAEKLYRTAWISKQQRINLDRLIITSAEASPAECCQHAKILEDTQFVDGYKQLGFQEAAYGEFLNRLRENPRLIASCLVAGEKLNQDNTQSVIHTVFTSIYGNCIMQEDESYLLQVLRYLIEFELKESDNPRRLLRRGTCAFSILFKLFSEGLFSAKLFLTATLHEPIMQLLVEDEDHLETDPNKLIERFSPVQQEKLFGEKGTEKFKQRVQEMVDSNEAKLVTLVNKFIGYLKQNTYCFPHSLRWIVSQMYKTLSCVDRLEVGEVRAMCTDLLLACFICPAIVNPEQYGIISDAPINEVARFNLMQVGRLLQQLAMTGSEEGDPRMKSNLAKFDKSCVAAFLDVVIDGRAVETPPMSSVNLLEGLSRTVVYMTYSQLTTLVGFMRNVMSSDQLKEDRMALENLLANLPQNKPGKSSSLEMTPYNTPQLSPATTPANKKNRLPIGQQLAAITAWDTSATNLSAHITLVTPFATRSRSRSNILMDQHGDHEGSSQETIPEVQPEEVLVISLGTGPQITPGMMSENEVLNMQLADGGQGDVPVDENKLHGPSNRSNSVSSLDLEGESVSELGAGPSGSNGVEALQLLEHEQATTQDNLDDKLRKFEIRDMMGLTDDRDISETVSETWSTDVLGSDFDPNIDEDRLQEIAGAAAENMLGSLLCLPGSGSVLLDPCTGSTISETTSEAWSVEVLPSDSEAPDLKQEERLQELESCSGLGSTSDDTDVREVSSRPSTPGLSVVSGISATSEDIPNKIEDLRSECSSDFGGKDSVTSPDMDETAHGASQLTSPPSQTDSLLALFDPLSSNEGASAVVRPKVHYARPSHPPPDPPILEGAMGGNEARLPNFGFHALIPTDLEAFKQRHSYPERLVRSRSSDIVSSVRRPMSDPGWNRRPGNEERELPMPNTNAGAAVLVAASQSSSSSPSKDSSRGEIEERKDSDDEKSDRNKPWWRKRFVSAMPKAPIPFRKKEKQEKDKDDMVPDRYSTLQDDPSPRLSAQAQAAEDILDKYRNAIKRTSPSEGAIVNYDGAEAIGDGESMHDSPRDEALQNMSADDLPDSASQVAQPQSSAFSYRDAKKKLRLALCSADSVAFPMLTHSTRNGLPDHTDPEDNEIVCFLKVQLAEAINLQDKNLMAQLQETMRCVSRFDNRTCRKLLASIAEDYRKRAPYIAYLTRCRQGLQTTQAHLERLLQRVLRDKEVANRYFTTVCVRLLLESKEKKIREFIQDFQKLTAADDKTAQVEDFLQFLYGAMAQDAIWQNASEEQLQDAQLAIERSVMNRIFKLAFYPNQDGDILRDQVLHEHIQRLSKVVTANHKALQIPEVYLREAPWPSAQSEIRTISAYKTPRDKVQCILRMCSTIMNLLSLANEDSVPGADDFVPVLVFVLIKANPPCLLSTVQYISSFYANCLSGEESYWWMQFTAAVEFIKTIDDRK is encoded by the exons ATGTCCTATAG tgagTACTGTGTAACCCGCTCACTGCCCAAGATGGTGAAGCTGGATATACACACGCTAGCTCATCACCTCAAGCAGGAACGGCTGTATgtaaattcagaaaagcaacttATTCAGAGGCTCAATGCAGATGTATTGAAGACAGCTGAAAAGCTGTACCGCACAGCATGGATTTCCAAGCAGCAAAGGATTAACTTGGACAGACTGATCATAACAAG tgctGAAGCTTCTCCTGCTGAATGTTGCCAGCATGCTAAAATCCTGGAGGACACGCAGTTTGTGGATGGATATAAGCAGTTGGGATTTCAGGAGGCTGCTTATGGAGAATTCCTAAACAGATTGAGAGAGAACCCTAGGCTTATTGCATCCTGTCTGGTTGCTGGAGAGAAGCTCAACCAGGACAACACTCAGAGTGTCATTCACACAGTCTTTACCTCCATTTATGGCAACTGCATCATGCAGGAGGATGAGAGCTACCTCCTCCAGGTCCTTCGTTACTTGATTGAATTTGAACTCAAGGAAAGCGACAACCCTAGGCGGCTGTTGAGACGAGGCACCTGTGCATTCAGCATCTTATTCAAACTTTTCTCTGAAGGactcttttctgcaaaactttttCTTACTGCAACTTTACATGAGCCAATCATGCAGCTTCTGGTTGAAGATGAAGACCACTTGGAAACTGATCCAAACAAGTTAATTGAGAGATTCTCCCCAGTACAACAGGAAAAGTTATTTGGAgagaaaggcacagaaaagtTCAAGCAAAGAGTCCAAGAGATGGTTGACTCCAATGAGGCCAAGCTGGTGACCTTGGTGAACAAATTCATTGGCTATCTCAAACAAAACACTTACTGTTTTCCTCACAGCTTGAGATGGATTGTGTCACAAATGTACAAAACGCTCTCGTGTGTAGACAGGCTGGAGGTTGGGGAGGTCAGAGCAATGTGCACAGATCTTCTTCTAGCGTGTTTCATCTGTCCTGCAATTGTTAACCCAGAACAGTATGGGATCATTTCTGATGCTCCTATAAATGAGGTGGCAAGATTTAATCTGATGCAG gttGGGAGACTTCTGCAGCAATTGGCAATGACGGGTTCTGAAGAGGGAGATCCGCGCATGAAGAGTAACCTTGCTAAATTTGACAAA agctgtgttgCTGCTTTCCTGGATGTAGTAATCGATGGGCGTGCTGTTGAAACTCCTCCAATGTCTTCTGTTAACCTTCTGGAGGGGTTGAGTAGAACAGTGGTTTACATGACATACAGCCAGCTAACTACTCTG GTTGGCTTTATGCGGAATGTAATGTCAAGCGATCAACTTAAGGAAGATCGGATGGCTTTGGAAAACTTGCTGGCAAACTTACCCCAGAACAAaccagggaaaagcagcagccttgaAATGACTCCATATAATACCCCACAACTTTCTCCTGCAACTACTccagctaacaaaaaaaatcgATTACCGATAG GACAGCAATTGGCAGCCATTACTGCCTGGGATACTTCTGCTACCAATCTTTCAGCTCATATAACTCTAGTAACCCCTTTTG CAACTCGTAGCAGAAGTAGATCAAATATTCTAATGGATCAGCACGGAGATCATGAAGGATCGTCCCAGGAGACTATCCCAGAAGTTCAGCCAGAAGAAGTGCTGGTGATTTCTTTGGGGACAGGTCCACAGATTACTCCAGGAATGATGTCAGAAAATGAG GTCTTAAATATGCAGCTTGCAGATGGCGGACAAGGAGATGTCCCTGTTGATGAAAACAAACTCCATG GTCCTTCAAATCGCTCCAACTCTGTGTCATCTTTGGATTTAGAAGGGGAGTCTGTGTCAGAGCTTGGCGCAGGCCCCTCTGGGAGCAATGGCGTTGAAGCTCTGCAGCTGTTAGAGCATGAACAAG cCACAACTCAGGATAATCTTGATGACAAGCTCCGTAAATTCGAAATCCGTGATATGATGGGGTTGACTGATGACAGAGATATATCAGAAACTGTGAGTGAAACGTGGAGTACAGATGTCTTGGGAAGTGACTTCGATCCAAACATCGATGAAGATCGCTTGCAAGAAATAGCAG gtgcagctgcagagaacaTGCTAGGCAGCTTGCTGTGTTTACCAGGCTCAGGATCCGTGTTGCTTGATCCCTGCACAGGTTCAACCATATCAGAAACCACAAGTGAGGCATGGAGTGTGGAAGTATTACCAAGTGATTCAG AGGCCCCAGACTTAAAACAGGAGGAAAGACTACAAGAACTGGAAAGCTGTTCTGGGCTGGGTAGCACATCTGATGACACAGATGTAAGGGAGGTCAGTTCTCGACCCAGTACACCAGGCCTCAGTGTTGTATCAG GTATTAGTGCAACATCTGAAGATATTCCTAATAAGATTGAGGATCTCAGGTCTGAATGTAGCTCTGACTTCGGGGGAAAAGATTCCGTGACAAGTCCTGACATGGATGAAACGGCCCACG GAGCCAGTCAGTTGACATCTCCCCCTTCTCAGACAGATTCTTTGCTTGCATTGTTCGACCCTCTCTCGTCAAATGAGG GTGCATCAGCTGTAGTAAGGCCTAAAGTACACTATGCACGACCCTCTCATCCACCACCAGATCCACCGATCTTGGAAGGAGCTATGGGAGGTAATGAGGCCCGATTACCAAACTTTGGGTTTCACGCTTTAATTCCAACTGATTTAGAAGCATTCAAGCAGAGGCATTCTTATCCAGAGAGGCTAGTCCGGAGTAGGAGTTCAGATATAGTATCATCAGTTCGGAGACCTATGAGTGATCCTGGGTGGAACAGACGTCCTGGTAATGAGGAGAGGGAGCTTCCTATGCCGAACACAAACGCTGGAGCAGCTGTTCTGGTAGCTGCATCTCAGTCATCATCTTCATCTCCCAGTAAAGACTCCTCTAGGGGAGAG ATTGAAGAACGAAAAGACAGTGATGATGAGAAGTCTGACAGAAACAAGCCCTGGTGGAGGAAACGTTTTGTGTCTGCTATGCCCAAAG CTCCTATTccatttagaaagaaagaaaaacaagaaaaagacaaagatgaCATGGTGCCTGACAGATATTCGACACTTCAAG ATGATCCCAGCCCAAGGCTCAGTGCACAGGCGCAAGCTGCAGAGGACATTCTGGACAAATACAGGAATGCAATTAAGCGAACCAGTCCTAGTGAAGGAGCCATAGTGAACTATGACGGTGCAG aGGCTATTGGGGATGGTGAGAGTATGCATGACTCTCCACGTGATGAGGCTTTGCAAAACATGTCTGCAGATGATCTCCCAGACTCTGCAAGTCAAGTAGCACAGCCACAAAGTTCTGCTTTCTCCTATAG ggatgcaaagaagaaattgaGATTGGCTCTTTGTTCAGCAGATTCTGTTGCCTTCCCAATGTTGACACATTCAACAAGGAATGGTCTGCCAGACCACACAGACCCTGAAG ATAATGAAATTGTGTGCTTCTTGAAAGTTCAGCTAGCTGAAGCTATTAACCTCCAAGACAAGAACTTGATGGCCCAGCTACAAGAGACAATGCGATGTGTAAGCCGCTTTGATAACAGGACCTGTCGAAAGCTGCTGGCATCTATTGCAGAGGACTATAG gaaaagagCTCCATATATCGCTTATTTAACTCGGTGTCGCCAAGGCCTGCAAACGACACAAGCGCACTTGGAAAGGCTGTTGCAAAGAGTTCTGCGAGATAAAGAAGTGGCCAACAGATACTTCACTACAGTATGTGTGAGGTTACTGCtagagagcaaagaaaagaaaataagggagTTTATTCAAG ATTTCCAGAAACTCACAGCAGCAGATGATAAAACAGCCCAAGTGGAggattttcttcagttcttatATGGAGCAATGGCTCAGGATGCCATATGGCAGAATGCCAGTGAAGAACAGCTTCAGGATGCACAATTAGCTATAGAACGCAGCGTGATGAATCGTATTTTCAAACTTGCGTTCTACCCTAATCAGGATGGAGATATTTTGCGTGACCA ggtCCTTCATGAGCACATACAGAGGTTATCTAAAGTAGTGACTGCAAACCACAAAGCACTTCAGATACCTGAG gtatATCTCCGGGAGGCACCATGGCCATCTGCACAGTCTGAAATCCGCACAATAAGCGCGTATAAAACCCCCCGAGACAAAGTACAGTGTATCCTGAGAATGTGTTCAACCATCATGAACCTGCTTAGTCTCGCAAATGAAGACTCAGTACCTGGGGCAGATGATTTTGTTCCTGTTCTGGTCTTTGTCCTCATAAAG GCAAATCCACCTTGCTTGCTGTCCACTGTTCAGTACATTAGTAGTTTCTATGCCAACTGTTTATCTGGAGAAGAATCATACTGGTGGATGCAGTTCACAGCAGCAGTTGAATTCATTAAAACTATTGATGATCGCAAGTAA